A stretch of the Desulfomonile tiedjei genome encodes the following:
- the aspS gene encoding aspartate--tRNA ligase produces the protein MKPDPLDGWERTHLSTEIAEKDLDSQVIVMGWVLRRRDHGGVIFVDLRDRKGLVQLVFNPEYSAETHIKAHALRPEWVLAAKGIVKPRPDDSINPDLATGTIEVFVDDLKILNRSESPPFPLDEEIPPTDAIRYRYRYLDLRRAVGARPNLLMRHRFMATIREFLNKEDFTDIETPFLTVSTPEGARDYLVPSRTAPGNFYALPQSPQIFKQLLMVAGFERYYQIVRCFRDEDLRADRQPEFTQLDLETSFIEEDRLFDIMERLMERVFKELLGLHLTIPFPLLTYQDAVGRYGLDKPDIRFRMELVEVGDVLRETQFGVFRDALENGGIVKALKVRNGERLSRKDLDELRDFAAIYGGKGVAYTRIKDGGDWQSPIAKFLSVEERIGINDKMEAQTGDVILFGADSARIVNDVLGNLRNSLAGKLGEIPHDKFDFVWITDFPMFEYDDEEKRYQAMHHPFTSPREEDLDLLEKDPASVRARAYDLVLNGSEIGGGSMRIYRSDIQQRVFSALGINPEQAQEKFGFLLEGLQYGAPPHGGIALGLDRILTIMTGSESIRDVIAFPKTQKGTCLMTGAPAPVSQGQLKELGLKVVQKK, from the coding sequence TTGAAACCGGACCCGCTGGATGGATGGGAAAGGACCCATCTTTCGACCGAAATAGCCGAAAAGGACCTGGACAGCCAAGTCATCGTAATGGGATGGGTACTGAGACGCCGAGACCACGGGGGCGTGATCTTTGTGGATCTGAGGGACCGCAAGGGCCTGGTCCAGCTGGTGTTCAACCCGGAATACTCGGCCGAAACCCACATCAAGGCGCACGCATTGAGACCTGAATGGGTCCTGGCGGCAAAAGGCATTGTAAAACCTCGGCCGGATGACTCCATCAATCCGGATCTGGCCACGGGAACCATAGAAGTCTTTGTGGACGATCTGAAGATCCTCAACCGTTCGGAATCGCCTCCGTTCCCTTTGGATGAGGAGATCCCTCCCACCGATGCCATCCGGTATCGCTACCGCTATCTGGATCTGAGGCGCGCGGTCGGAGCGAGGCCCAACTTGCTGATGAGGCATCGTTTCATGGCCACCATCCGAGAGTTCCTCAACAAAGAAGATTTCACGGACATTGAGACCCCGTTTCTTACAGTGAGCACTCCCGAAGGGGCAAGGGACTATCTTGTCCCCAGCAGGACCGCTCCGGGGAATTTCTACGCGCTCCCGCAATCGCCTCAGATTTTCAAGCAGCTTCTGATGGTGGCCGGCTTCGAGCGCTATTATCAGATCGTCCGATGCTTTCGTGACGAGGACCTGCGCGCGGATCGTCAGCCCGAGTTCACACAATTGGACCTTGAGACCTCCTTCATTGAAGAAGATCGCCTGTTCGATATCATGGAAAGACTGATGGAACGCGTCTTCAAGGAGCTGCTCGGACTGCATCTCACCATTCCTTTCCCCTTGTTGACTTATCAGGATGCTGTCGGGAGATACGGCCTGGATAAGCCTGATATTCGGTTCAGGATGGAACTTGTCGAGGTCGGTGACGTTCTCCGTGAGACGCAGTTTGGTGTTTTTCGCGACGCGCTGGAGAACGGCGGGATAGTCAAGGCATTAAAGGTCCGGAATGGGGAGAGGCTTTCCAGAAAAGATCTGGACGAACTGAGAGACTTTGCCGCGATATATGGCGGCAAGGGCGTGGCTTACACCCGCATCAAAGATGGAGGAGACTGGCAGTCCCCCATAGCAAAGTTCCTCTCCGTGGAGGAACGTATTGGCATAAACGACAAAATGGAAGCCCAGACCGGTGACGTGATCCTATTTGGTGCGGACTCTGCGAGGATAGTCAACGATGTCCTGGGGAACTTGAGAAACAGCCTGGCCGGCAAGTTGGGCGAGATCCCTCATGACAAATTCGATTTTGTCTGGATTACGGATTTCCCCATGTTCGAGTATGATGATGAGGAGAAGCGATATCAGGCGATGCACCACCCCTTTACATCTCCCAGGGAAGAGGACCTCGATCTGCTTGAAAAAGATCCGGCATCGGTTCGGGCCCGAGCCTATGATCTGGTCCTCAATGGGTCGGAAATCGGTGGTGGGAGCATGAGAATCTACAGGAGCGATATTCAGCAGAGGGTTTTCTCGGCTCTCGGGATTAACCCGGAGCAGGCCCAAGAAAAGTTTGGATTTCTCCTCGAAGGGCTCCAGTATGGCGCGCCGCCCCACGGTGGAATCGCTTTGGGGCTAGACCGCATCCTTACTATTATGACCGGTTCGGAGTCGATACGTGACGTAATTGCCTTCCCCAAGACGCAGAAGGGGACCTGCCTCATGACCGGCGCGCCCGCTCCGGTGAGCCAGGGACAACTCAAGGAATTGGGACTCAAAGTAGTCCAGAAGAAGTAA
- a CDS encoding histidine--tRNA ligase has product MIRLVRGFHDILPDEAAKWAFVTGTARAVLQRFGFREIITPIMERTELFERGIGQVTDIVEKEMYTFEDRGGESLSLRPEATAGILRAVAEHSLLHRDSLLKLFTVGPMFRRERPSKGRFRQFFQINAEVLGDDSPYTDAETIAAAFMIMENIGASGLMIEVNSVGCSNCRAAYKEALRDYLKDYLDELCPDCQRRYELNPLRILDCKVERCAQIAKDAPLITDSLDQPCREHFQEVQAALQKLGVPYRPEPRMVRGLDYYTRTAFEVVHEELGRSKAVGGGGRYDNLLKELGGPDASGIGFAIGLERISMGIPDDDGRFAQPVDYYVATLGEEARQVGLSIVHQLRQAGFSAEIRYSKMSLKAQMKLADKLAAKKVVMIGEDELKRQQATVRDMATKEQISVPLGGIAANVPQDTKPI; this is encoded by the coding sequence ATGATAAGGCTTGTAAGAGGATTCCATGACATTCTGCCCGACGAGGCCGCGAAGTGGGCCTTTGTCACTGGAACGGCAAGAGCGGTTCTGCAAAGGTTCGGCTTCAGGGAGATCATCACCCCGATCATGGAACGCACTGAACTGTTTGAACGCGGGATAGGGCAAGTCACCGACATCGTCGAGAAAGAGATGTATACCTTCGAGGACCGTGGAGGAGAATCCTTGAGCCTGCGCCCTGAGGCCACGGCAGGAATCCTGCGCGCGGTGGCGGAGCATTCGCTTCTTCATCGTGATTCGTTGTTGAAATTATTTACCGTGGGTCCTATGTTCCGTCGAGAAAGGCCGTCCAAAGGGAGGTTCCGACAGTTTTTTCAGATCAACGCGGAGGTCCTGGGAGACGATTCGCCCTATACCGATGCGGAAACCATTGCGGCCGCGTTTATGATTATGGAGAACATAGGGGCTTCCGGGTTGATGATTGAGGTCAATTCCGTCGGATGCTCGAATTGTCGCGCAGCGTACAAAGAGGCGCTTCGGGATTACCTGAAGGACTATTTGGACGAGCTTTGTCCGGACTGCCAACGCAGATACGAGTTGAATCCACTGAGGATCCTTGATTGCAAGGTTGAGAGATGTGCGCAGATAGCGAAAGACGCGCCGTTGATCACCGACAGTCTCGACCAACCCTGTAGAGAGCATTTCCAGGAAGTTCAGGCCGCATTGCAAAAGCTGGGGGTTCCTTATCGCCCGGAGCCTCGTATGGTGCGCGGGTTAGACTACTATACACGCACCGCGTTCGAGGTGGTTCACGAGGAACTTGGCAGATCCAAAGCGGTCGGTGGTGGCGGCAGGTATGACAACCTCCTGAAAGAATTGGGAGGACCCGATGCCTCGGGCATAGGATTCGCCATCGGCCTGGAGCGAATATCCATGGGAATTCCGGACGATGACGGGCGGTTCGCTCAACCGGTTGACTACTACGTTGCGACCCTCGGTGAGGAAGCGCGTCAGGTCGGTCTGAGCATCGTTCACCAATTGCGTCAGGCCGGTTTTTCAGCGGAAATCCGCTATTCAAAGATGAGTTTGAAGGCTCAGATGAAGCTTGCCGATAAACTGGCCGCCAAGAAGGTGGTCATGATCGGAGAGGACGAACTCAAGCGGCAACAAGCTACAGTGAGGGACATGGCAACTAAAGAACAGATCAGCGTGCCGTTGGGTGGAATTGCAGCAAACGTTCCCCAGGATACCAAACCCATCTGA